The Larus michahellis chromosome 2, bLarMic1.1, whole genome shotgun sequence genome window below encodes:
- the FAM210A gene encoding protein FAM210A encodes MQRSLLHIASQLAHGTCLVFPRTSIFQCLNGPSALSNVGCKVILALDPPKRCLHAGAACFASKKSSFSSQPADTPHKVLEERNPLTSATDTPKQSPVESDSSDTDPLQDKSISLVQRFKKTFKQYGKVMIPVHLLTSTVWFGSFYYAAMKGVNVVPFLELIGLPDSIVSILKNSQSGNALTAYALYKIATPARYTVTLGGTSITVKYLRKNGYMSTPPPVKEYLQDRMEETKDKITEKMEETKDKITEKMEETKDKITEKIQETKDKVSFKKIKE; translated from the exons ATGCAACGAAGTCTATTACATATCGCATCTCAGCTGGCACACGGGACGTGTTTGGTTTTTCCTCGCACTAGTATCTTTCAGTGCTTAAATGGACCATCGGCGTTGTCAAATGTTGGATGCAAAGTGATTTTGGCACTGGACCCTCCTAAACGGTGTCTTCATGCAGGTGCAGCGTGCTTTGCCTCGAAGAAAAGTTCTTTTTCATCACAGCCAGCAGACACTCCTCACAAAGTACTAGAAGAGAGAAATCCTTTGACTTCAGCCACTGATACACCCAAGCAGAGCCCGGTAGAGTCAGATTCTTCAGATACTGATCCATTACAAGACAAATCAATTAGTCTTGTTCAGAGattcaagaaaacatttaaacagtACGGAAAAGTCATGATTCCAGTGCATCTTCTGACTTCCACTGTATGGTTTGGATCCTTTTACTATGCAGCCATGAA aGGAGTGAATGTTGTTCCGTTCCTAGAGTTGATCGGTTTACCAGACAGCATAGTAAGCATCCTGAAAAATTCCCAGAGTGGAAATGCCCTAACTGCATATGCATTGTATAAA ATTGCAACTCCTGCCAGATACACTGTGACTTTGGGAGGAACATCCATCACTGTTAAATATCTACGTAAGAATGGCTACATGTCCACACCACCACCAGTAAAGGAATATCTACAAGATCGGATGGAGGAAACAAAGGATAAaattacagagaagatggaggaaACAAAGGATAAaattacagagaagatggaggaaACAAAGGATAAAATTACAGAGAAGATACAAGAAACCAAAGataaagtttcatttaaaaaaataaaggaatag